The Sesamum indicum cultivar Zhongzhi No. 13 linkage group LG6, S_indicum_v1.0, whole genome shotgun sequence genomic interval TCAATTGGGGTGATACTGATATTGTAGATTGGTTCGCTTCAGTTGAATTGGACAGAGTCATACCTGGATTTGAAAAAGTTTACTCTATGGATGGAAAAGTGCTGCCTGATTCCAACAACAACACACTCTTCTTACAGGGGTTGCCGGGCTTAAACTATCTGATCGCAGAAAGAAACGGATCCAACCCAAGAAAAGATCCCCGGGTTCCGGGCTCGCAGCAGTCAGTTATATCCTTTACCAAGAAGAAAATAGCTGCTGGAGTTAATGTGGCCCGTCGAGATGGATTTCCCACGAAGGTTTATTTTAACGGGGAAGAGTGTTCGATTCCGACAATACTTCCGAGCAGCGCACGTAGAAAGGCTGCGGCCTCTGCTGTATTCAGCACCATTCTTACATTGATACTGCTAATTCTCGTACTTATGCAGCAGTAGATATGGAAGGAAAGTAACATTTGTTTGCTTTTCAGATTCTTCCTTCATTCTTTCCAGGGGACTCCATGTATGTACTTGAGcttaattttacataattaagaGATTCCATGAGtgtaaagaaatgaaaattggtCAGCTGTTTTcagatttattatatatagaaggAAATGAAAGAGGGCCAAAGATCATACAATTAacagataattacatttatatttcttaatttatagtctacttataaaaatcaattgcGTCTTTTGCGTAATTACAACAGTCATTGTGGCTGCGAAAAAATaggataatttgtataataatgtCGATgtttctataaaatatatgtataatatttcaaaaagtaagtgtgatttgtgtaaataatattagtattttttatgagtatacatttttaaaaaacaagaataatttgtgtgaATAGATCACAAATGAAAAgtgtagatgtaattattcttattattaattaattttatttttttttggtcaaatgCACACTAGATTTGCGAAGAAAATAATGActattataaatcaatatgGGAGCGAAAAACTTGTAATATTGtgagttaaataataataataatagtaatagaGGTGTTTTTGTTGGAACATAGAAAAATACACCAAAATAACATTGGAATTATCTTTACCGGGAATTACTAACTCCCACCTAATATTTCGTCCGCTCTTCTTCATTgaatcatataaataatttgacacAGAGCcaccaaacaagaaaaaagaatatgaaagtaaaaacaaaaattaaaaggaggGAGACGAATTCGTTGCTTGTTTAGAAATATAATTGACATAAAGTcacatttttatatgataatttataataaatataattatacatattcgatcaattttaatatcaatggatattttattaataaagtttTTAGGGTGtagaagaaattattatttattaagagtTGTACTTAAAGGTTCTCAAAATCCGAATACCATACCACCAAGAATTCACTGCAGACTCTGTAAATCAATTGGAATTGGAGAGGCCCGAACCCGAATAGACTGTGGTAGTTGACGCAATAACGCGGGAGTCCACGGGTATTCAAGTATTCGGATCCGCGTCCCAAGAATCCGAATAGCAAATGGCCTACGCCTACGGCCTACCCGGAAGCGGGACTCGTTGAAAATGTCTAATTTTCATTTCcctaataaaacaagaaaatggtgTTTCCCGTTTCCTCGCTATTCCTCTTCTTCACCTCCCTCCTTCACAGACAAGGATAAAACCATCTTCCAAACCCTACTTGAGAGTATTGTATTATTCCCGTTTGTTGTATATTTGATTCTTGCTCATATATACGTCTATCTCGCTATGTACTTTGTGCAATTCTTGTAGAGGTTTCAAACCGGAATAATATAATTCTGATTAAATTGAACATGGGCGATCGGTTATACGACGATCTGGAAATTGCGCTGTCCTCTTATTCGATACCAATTATCGGTCAGTGTCTAAATCTTGCATGTACTTCAACCttattttattcctttttggtttttctgCGGTTAAGtttttatggattttttttttgatcgTTGTAATAGATGATTACaatgaagaggaagaggaaacGGAGGAGGAGTACGAGGGGGAAGAAGTCAACGATGTGCAAAACGAGGAAAAATCGGAAGAATTAGCTTGCCCATTTTGCCTCGAGGATTTTGATGTTCTTGGATTGTGCTGCCACATTGATGCCGACCATCGCATGGAGGTTAAGCCCAGGGTAATTCAACTAGCTTCGCTTTTCTGTTATTTAAGTACGTTTTGGTTAAACATATTTCACGATGAGGAGATAAACTTGTAGGTATGACGAATCCCTAATAATTAAAGACAAGTATAGcaactttctatttttaattgtaagttaaggtattttataaatgtttaTGATGCTTAAAGGGGTGATTTGGTTGATTCTTGGAACCGCTTAGTCAACATAGTGATGGTATTGtgttattgaattaaatttgtattttgaggcGCAAGTATCAAGTTGTTTGGTTTGATTGGTAAAGGGTGTTGAAACTTACAAGGCTGCATTTTAAGATTGTGTTcctattgataaaaaattagcaaGATGAAAGAAGAGGGTGTGTTTTACTAGCAACTAATGTTGGAAACAAAGAGTCTCTTAACTTTTTGGAGGAAGAAAGTTGTAAtagattgatatattttcactttgcCTTACCGGAAAAGTGAACATTTGTTCGGAGTTCACATGGTATTGTTCTGGCTCGAGGGATTTTAGTGGTTTGCGAGTGACATTATATCGAGGTTGCTGTCTTTAGCTTTGAGTATTAGGAAAAATGCATATTGTATTATAATCAGAGCTTCTTCTTTTTGCAGATTTGTCCTGTTTGTGCTGCAAAGGTGGGCATAAACATGGCTTCCCACGTAATCACACAGCATgagaatattttaaagataTCCTTGAACTATGTTCACTCAAACAAGCCACTTCATTAGTATGGTTGAATTTCCCACGTTAATAGTTGTGTTCATGAAATCTTACAACCATTAATATGGTTACTAACAAATATGTTTTATGTTTCATGTTGCATTTACCTTAACTTACACATACGCTCTTTGCAATAAGAAGTATCGCAGCACCCGCTCTCGTTCAGCAATATTTCTATTGAGGAAAGAGCTGCAGGAGAAACATTTACGTTGTATCAAGGAGTCTCCTTGTGTTGATTCTTCCTCTGATGCAGCAGCTGATTCCATGCTTTTGTCATTTGTCAATAATCCAGAACCCACTTACAGACCTCAAACCATTGAAGCCATTTCTCCAACTGAAAAAAGCTTATCAGGGCAGAGTTCAGCTGATGATTCTTCCAAGAGGTATGCAGGGAATCCCTTATTCTTGTCAAGATTCCAGTATTACTGCACAGAATTGGAAGTCAATGGGAACATGATTAGTGAACTGGTctattgtttattatatttgccTTTTGGAACTTGATGGTGGTTTTTCCCTCCACTTTGTGTAGCCATGTGTCTCTTTTTCCATATGAAAGTGGATCATATCAgaactaataaataagtaaacaTGGTTTTGCCGATTAGTTTGGATTAACCGTATCAATTAGCTCTTTCTTCCTTTGCCTAATTTGGAGAAACTTTAACTTCTCTGTTTGATATTTGAATCTTGGTGTTCAAGTGAAAAATAGCACTTTATTCTATTCCGTCCATTAATCATCCAACCTTTACCAATAGGTggacaatcaatttttttccccctCTATTCTTGAGACAGGCCATTTAAGGAAACTTTAACATTGGGActctctttttatatatactaataaaagggaaaatttgGTAATGAAAATGTCTGAAAAACTTGCTAATAGAGCCCATGCCCGTCACTGCTCCAGTTTCCAGTTTGCTACCTCACCAACCGCTTGAGTTCCAATTTCTTTCCTATCCTCCTGTGAATGAATCTTACGTCTTTTCTCCGGCATCTGGTGATGCTTCCAGTTACTTGTGCCTGTGACCTTAGCACCTGTATTCTTCCTCGAGTTACCCCTAAGCCACCAAGCAGCATGAGTTCCTTGTGCTCAATTAGAACTCCTAATTTCAGCTATCTCCATTACCATTGCTAATTTGTTCCCTATTTGTAACTGCTGCCTCCCACTACCTCCATTCTTAGCCAAGGTAAGCCACTCCATGCTTGTCACATGTTAATTATCCTGATGTTGCTGGTTCTGTGTCAACGAGTTTTCTTTTGGTTGTCATAATGGCATTTATGTGGCACATTTAATTCTGTCTAAAGTATTTCGCATATCATTAATTGTTATTCAATATTAGTTGATTAATGACTATCTTTCCTCGTGTTGGGTGGCATATTGATCTTGAGGGTTGGTCATATATTATTCGAGTGATTGcagatattttttctttcttcaaaataATGCACCACAATATGTTACTCTGAATGCTGTATCAGTTGATAGGAAGTAATCTGTACATTATTGAACTAATGATTGATGAAGATGGTGCAAGTATCAAGAAAGTCTTTATTGAGAGAACAAATCTCAAGGACTTCGATGCTTGCATatcatgtaattttcataGATCCAATTTTTTCCCCATCTAGTGCACATTTGATGTACTCCTAAATTGGCACCTTACGTCTCAGCATGCTTATTGCAAGGCTACATATTGTGGAAATGGGTTTTTCATCTATCTATTAGTCTTACAGCTctaacatattatattttacacttGCCATGAAAATGCAGTACACTACCATCTCTGTCAATTGACAGGAAAAATGAGAAGGCAAGGTGTGAGTTTTTACAGGGATTGCTGCTATCCACCATTCTTGACGACTTATGAATGGCTGGGTTGACCCAAATCTGCACTTTTTCATGCCCAATTATTGACAGAGGATCATTGCCAGTATTGCTCACTGACTTTGGTGATAAATGTAACCAAATGTCTTGCACATGCAAGTGAACTTCATCAGTTGGAGAGAGTGGACTCTCATATTGCCTTGGTCTATTTGTGAGCTGTTAGTATATAGTTATAATATGAACAGCTAAATGTACTGAAGCTTAGGACCCTCGTCAGTTCTACGATGTGTTCGTATAGTTTTTCTTATCAAGATAGTTGCATTTGTAATTTCAGTTTTGTGATTGATTGCTCCAACTCCAGAAACCAGATGGGTACTAGGGAAAGTTATTGATAAAgcattgtttattttatttgagtaaTCAGTCTAATCCGCTACTAGTGCAACCCAGTTGAGTTTCCATTTCCCAAGTTCGTAATCTGTTCACCAAATATGCACAAGTCATTTCGTTTTAATGGGAGATAAAGGTGTACAttcttccttctctttctttaaagaaatttaagaCCGCATATGGGCGCTACTCGAACAAGGAGCGTGAGAAAAGGGGGAGGCATCTTTATAAATCTGGAACTAACTATTCTGCTATGATAAGTTTGTCACTGTTCTTCAAGTTCTTTGGTTGATGGTAGCTGACAAACTTACATGTATTATTGAGTTATACTATATAGATGGACGAAGCTTCCTCAATAACCACTTTTTTCGCAGTTTCACATCTAATGCTAAAAatgtttttgctttcttttcatCCTCCAGGAAATCACAAGCATCCAACACAAGGTCTTCATCCATATCAGGTAAGGCTTGGATTGCTGTTACTACAAGTTCTACAGGAATGGCGTTCAAATTATCATCTTCTTTTCGTTTATCCACAAAAGATGAAACTGCAGTTGCCATCTCCTGAATAGCATGGACCACCCCCTCATTTTCACTCCGCGATCTCTTGGAAGAGCCTGCCTTAAGTGGGAATTCTAGTTGGGGCTTGGTCGTTTCATTAGTAGTAGTCACGTCAAAATCTGGATGCGCAGACTCCATTTCTTTGTGAAGCTGATCATAACTGGATACTGATGTTGCTGAAGATTGATTACCAGTAACAAATTTGATTTCAGGATCTTCATCAAGGATTTCTAAGTTTTGACGAGTTGTAATAGCATCTCTCTCATCACCATTCAATTCTCTGAATATCAAACACAAATCTACAAAATATGGAACAGGTCTAGTCATATATTGCCTAGCTTCTGTATGAACCTGCATAAAGTCAAAGCTAAATCTTTAAAGAAATGCATTCTATGAGCTAAGTTGGTAAATCTGTGATTTACACCATAATGATAAGAAATTTGCTATTGTCTCAAGTAACTGTCAACACGGAAGAAATCAATATCTCATGGATGCAAATTGTTGGACAAATACTGACCTTGATACAATTCTGCCAGACACGGTCATCAGCAGTCACCATCTGGCGTGCTTCATCCCAAGCAAATCCATCCAACTCCAGCAGATTGTTTATAACGTTATGCTGCCTTCTAAGAGTTTTAAATCGATTTTTCAGAATATCCATTGTGTAGCTAAACCCAAAGTTAACATTAAAAGATGAAATCATCTCTCTCCAAGCTTGTTTCGTAAGTAGGCCATCAATGTGATTCCCTTTGTTCACTTGACCTAGCATAAGATCAATAAAGTATCGATCCATTGGCGGCTGCCAGCAAGTCCTTGTGCGAGCACCCATACCGACGCCTTTATCGGGCAGAAATGGGCATGTTTTATCAACCATTCCTTTTGCCACAGATATTCCATAGTCTTCATTTATCATTATATCATGAAGTGACTCAGTTGCCATATCACCAAAATTTGGTGAATATTCCAACGGATTGCTACAAGTTTTCTCATCATTAGCACTTGTAGGAACACATTTTTCTCCTTCCAACAAGCGACCATCATCAGCTTGTAACATCATCCCAGTGCCATTTCCTTTTTGCCCAGAAATTGTATCTTTGTCTCCACCTCTACCAGCTCCATATATTTTGCATAGATCAGAATAGTATGGGATTTTCTTCATTCTATATGTTCGTGCATAGGGATGAACCTGCAAACACAAAACTAAAGACTCTACAACTGCATAAACAGTGCAATAAGTTATAAAACTCATCTAATTGCACCTGAATGTAGTCAGCCCAGACTCTGTCATCTGCTGCAACCATTTGTCGCGATTCATCCCATCTAAAACCTTTCTGCTTGAGAAGATTCTGCAACATCCTATATAGATTTCTCAGCATCTTGTGTCGATTTTTCAGGACATCTTTATCATATGTGGAACTAAACTCAGTGTTAAACATTGTTGTCATATGCGTCCATGCCCTTTTGCTGAACAAATGATCATCCCTCCTATTTTCTTTGCCAATTTGCTCCAACATGAGGCCAATAAAATAACGATCCATTTCTGGAGTCCAGTTCGTCCTAAGTCGATAAGTGCTGCTTCGTGTTCCGAATCCCATTTGATAACATCTACTatgaaatgataaatatacAACGCTGATTTTATAAGACATAATACTTGACAAAATTCAATTGACAACACCAAAGAATTGTGCAACCAGAGTGCAATTATAAGCAAGAGGTATAGGATAATATGAGATGAAAACTTCGACTTGCAGAAACCCAATAAAATGGATATAATTACATGGCATCTCATGTTAAATacaccattttctttttttcactcTCCATGCATGTGAATCAACATATGGACTGCAGAAACTAGGTAGAAAATCTCATTCACCAATTTTTGCAACCAAACCAGTAGTATAACAGGAAGACTTGTATGTTGTATACTGCCTCCAtcaacacacacaaacacacacacacacacacacacacacacacacacacacacacacacacacacacacatatatatatatatatataaacaaacaaacaaaagaaaaaaaaagaaaatggggAAATCGGGGGAAATcgaaaagattaaaaaataactaaaaagaaagaggattTCGTTCATGATGGCGTGTTATCTTCATGACTAACAATGTAAAGAAGCATTATTCGTAATTCATATTTAGAATCGACGACTGAACCCCCGAACTGAAAGCTTTTAACAGTCAGAGTACCAGAATATTGAAATTGAGGTCATTAGATAAAAATTCAGTAATGGTATTAGTATTTTCAAGAGGAAGAAATTCAGCGATACGATTCTCGCATTTCACTTTTTGTCCtctaatttttcccacatttCATTGTTTTGGGAGAGAGGAGATTCTGAAATTAACCTCGACAAAGGACAAATGTCGGTTAGTTCAAGTGAAGATGACAACAGGAGTCGGAATTGATTAAAACAGAGACCAAAAATTAAGGAAcataacaagaaaacaaatttctcGATTAATCGAATTAAATGTATACAAATCGGATTGTCCGATCgagaatgaaaaaataaggaaatacTGCGCACCTTATGAATTAACAGGTATGGTAGGAGAGCAGAGCAGTATATCTGTCATCTGTGTGAGCGATTGAGGAAAACATGGATAATGTTTTCCGGGATAAGAACAGGGTTTTCAAATTAGGGATAACCCGCTTTCCGGATAGCCTAATGGGTTATCACAATTATAGCCCAATGGCCTTTCTCTTAAGTGCCAGCAATCAcgaaaactaatttaatttttccttcgTTCTTTTACGAGTTTGGTTGATATTAGACCGAATGTGaacaaaaatatctatttgtttgattttgaatcctaataatttaattattttttaatattattataatataaaaaacttattgAGCTACGTACTCTAATCTTACAATTTctgacattttatttattcaaatatattaaaattttatttttaaaataatattgttaaaatcttaaaacatcttataaaatatggaAACTTACAAGATATTTCAAACATTTGTAGCCAAAActcttaaaattgaaaaaaatgcaatttagccccatgtgatattacaaatatgcaaattaatcctccaataaaaaaaattagtaatttacacttctgtattttttaaaattaagcaatttacccctagACAAgggagtaaattatttcatttcaatttaatcatTTACAATACACacgaggataaattgcattaaacccatAAATAAGTTATTACCCAATCCAGtaaagtatgaaaaaaattgcaaccaaccatttgtgatattataaatgagtaaattatccttttatgaaaaaaaaaaaacaatttataaatgaagcaattttttatcataaaagagtaatttattcattaagaGTATCacaagagtaaattacattaaacccgAAAAATATGACACCAataagaaacataaataagaATAGAATGAAATTATAGAGTTAACAAAATCACAATATATTCTTCCAAGAAGGAATTATAAagctctatatatataagtttgaGTTATATATCCATTCTAAAAGTACAGATTACAGATGTTTGAAGTATTCGTCGCCATCGCGGACATTCGGGGTCGCTAATTACCGACTTGCCATAGTCAGTCACTCAACTAATATACTACTAATATATGACCCACATTCCCATGTAAACTAACACACTGTCAATTGTATCATCTATGCAAAAGGAACCCACCTCATCATTATATCCTATTCTGTAGGGAATCATGCTTTTTCAaggaatttttttacatactaATACACTGGGAAAGCTTAAACAACACTGCACAACAATTTTTACCAGGGTATCCGGTGTCGATGGAATGGAATTTCTAAAGCACTAGTtccaaaacttttttttatgtcaaaacGGGCACTTCGTTCCCATCATCTTCGGTGAGAGTAGTGAGCACGGAAAAACTGGTAATCAGGTAGAATAACCTGCAAACATCTAAGCCAATTTTCCGCGGCTTGCAGAAGAGAGTTCTCTTGCTCGCATTCATGGGGCCCACAAGGACTTACAATTGATCCTTTCAGCTTGTATGAAGCAAGGGCAAAGACTGGTAATGAAATCTTTGGAGTTGGATCAGTAAAGCCGCGGACTGTTCTAGTATTTGCAGCATGAAACTGAGGGGGGCGGTCACctgtaataaaatcatgaattCATGATTGTTTCAACAAGATAACAAGAAAAAGCACCCACACTCTTTGCCTCTCGCATGCACTTTCATGCCAAAGGCACAGGTAAAAAGAGAGATGTACCTCTAGATTGTGTTGACAAGGAATGAAATGTCAAAAAAGATGCATCCAGATCTTGTAGTGTTGGGCCTATAGGAATCCTATAAATCGGATACCTgccaagaaatattttttgtcgaTCTTTATACTAGCCATGAACCTCCATTGTATCATAagaataatgtaaaatttggGCACAGTAGACATACCAAGCTACACAAATCCAACTTGTTGGAAGTAGATCACAGCTCTTGAACTTGCTCAGTTCGGGACATTGGGATGCAAGTAATGATATCTGCAAAGGAAGGGCCAAATCCTCAACCACAATCATTTCATGGGATAGAGAAaccaattgaaaataattcaGTAGTTTAAGTCCGCATAGGTCTACCTTATCAGCTAATGGTCTGCGGTTATACGGTTGTTCATGTTCCAGAAATTGAAACAAAGGTAATCCAGGTGAATTAGCATGATCAGCTTCAGAACTAGCTGAACTTATAACAGATTTATCTCCCAGTGAGATCCTATCCAGTCGCTGCatgtttgaattcaaaatgGATTTAGCTCTTCTATCTCCTTCGGAATCGCTGCTACTAGCACTACTTGTCAATCTATACAACTCGGCATCACCCTCCTCAGTGGGTCCTCTGGAAATAAGATTAACAAATTAAGGCTCatgaaaaaaagcaaaaaatgtCCTATAAGAAGTGCAGTTTGATCATTATTTTCTCACAAACTCTTATTAAGAGATGCAAACACAGAGCAATTAATGAAGTCATTTCCAATTGAAAACtcaaaagaaggaaaaaagaaaaccaggCAGACAAATCAGTCCTGACAGCAGATATAGTTATCACTTATCCAAGATCATTTTCACCCCTTTGTCAGGAAGCTATTAAGATaatgatatgatgatgatgatactaataataataataatataatataataatatacatatataagagCACAAAGACAGGGTTATAATTGGCATGAGCACAGTAATGTAATTCACAGATCCTATACAAGAATATACCATTTTTAGATGACAAAATGAACAGAAGAATCCCTCGCCAAACACCCCCACCACTTCCCCTCCTAGCTTTAAGGAAGGAAAAACTTATATCCCTGTGAGCTATATATTGAAAAGACATGAGGGAATTGAggaaaaatacatatatttttacaagagaactataaaaaaataaataaataattgatttcagattcattgtaatttaatatgataatttgcagctttttaatttgataaatgttaAAACCCAGACAAAAGTAAAACAATGAAATAGTATAGCGGCAGTAAAAACGCAAACTTATAACCAAAAGACTCATGCTGCTACAAGTTAATTGTCCACCCTTTCTAATCTACCACCTCTTTTACCTTTCCTGCCACCTCACTCCCAAAGAAGGTGGCAGTAAGGGGCACTCATAACTAATGACTAGTTTAAAGCTATTCTTAGAATGATACTAGATTCTAGCATGAAA includes:
- the LOC105163086 gene encoding protein DEHYDRATION-INDUCED 19 homolog 7-like; the encoded protein is MGDRLYDDLEIALSSYSIPIIDDYNEEEEETEEEYEGEEVNDVQNEEKSEELACPFCLEDFDVLGLCCHIDADHRMEVKPRICPVCAAKVGINMASHVITQHENILKALCNKKYRSTRSRSAIFLLRKELQEKHLRCIKESPCVDSSSDAAADSMLLSFVNNPEPTYRPQTIEAISPTEKSLSGQSSADDSSKSTLPSLSIDRKNEKARCEFLQGLLLSTILDDL
- the LOC105163085 gene encoding L10-interacting MYB domain-containing protein, with the protein product MGFGTRSSTYRLRTNWTPEMDRYFIGLMLEQIGKENRRDDHLFSKRAWTHMTTMFNTEFSSTYDKDVLKNRHKMLRNLYRMLQNLLKQKGFRWDESRQMVAADDRVWADYIQVHPYARTYRMKKIPYYSDLCKIYGAGRGGDKDTISGQKGNGTGMMLQADDGRLLEGEKCVPTSANDEKTCSNPLEYSPNFGDMATESLHDIMINEDYGISVAKGMVDKTCPFLPDKGVGMGARTRTCWQPPMDRYFIDLMLGQVNKGNHIDGLLTKQAWREMISSFNVNFGFSYTMDILKNRFKTLRRQHNVINNLLELDGFAWDEARQMVTADDRVWQNCIKVHTEARQYMTRPVPYFVDLCLIFRELNGDERDAITTRQNLEILDEDPEIKFVTGNQSSATSVSSYDQLHKEMESAHPDFDVTTTNETTKPQLEFPLKAGSSKRSRSENEGVVHAIQEMATAVSSFVDKRKEDDNLNAIPVELVVTAIQALPDMDEDLVLDACDFLEDEKKAKTFLALDVKLRKKWLLRKLRPSI
- the LOC105163087 gene encoding protein hunchback, producing the protein MSSKGGYTAAPPRQGADRFYNPPAVRRHQEILLQQQQMMQRQLLQQQQQKQQQQQQQQQQQRQLQSRATVMPESSSAVEAKKRNDADELSTMVTLSVSPSVNPASTLNVTNLDRLMESVTPFIQARYLSEVNARGWRTREVDSHPFFYLEDLWESFSEWSVYGAGVPLLLNGKDPIEQYYVPFLSGMQLYIDPSKPSSRVRGPTEEGDAELYRLTSSASSSDSEGDRRAKSILNSNMQRLDRISLGDKSVISSASSEADHANSPGLPLFQFLEHEQPYNRRPLADKISLLASQCPELSKFKSCDLLPTSWICVAWYPIYRIPIGPTLQDLDASFLTFHSLSTQSRGDRPPQFHAANTRTVRGFTDPTPKISLPVFALASYKLKGSIVSPCGPHECEQENSLLQAAENWLRCLQVILPDYQFFRAHYSHRR